The sequence below is a genomic window from Nocardia fluminea.
ACGGGATCAGGTCGGGGACCTGCGGTGCGTCCGGCTCGGGCGAGGCGATCATCGCCAGCGCGGTGTCGCGGTCGACCAGGGCGAGCATGCCCGGCATCCCGGACAGCTCGGCGACGGCCTGCTGGCAGTGCGCGCAGTCGAGCAGGTGCGTCTCGTATTCGCGCCGCTCGGTGGCGCCGAGCGAACCGAGGACATAGGCAGCGTCCCAGGTGCTGTACTCGTCGGCGAGGTCGGTCATCGGTTCGTCACCCCCATCTCCTGTAATGCCAGTCGCATCGCGCGCATGCCGTAGTGCAGACGCGATTTCACCGTCCCCGGTGGAATACCCAATTCGTCGGCGATCTGAGCCATGCCGAGGCCGCGATAGTAGGCCCGCACGATCACCTCGCGATGGTCCGGGCTCAGCGTGCTGAGCGCGTCGGCGACCAGCCAGCCGTCGAGCGCCCGATCCGATTGATCGGGGCTCACCTGCTCCGGTGGGTTGTCGGTGCCGAACTCGCGGCGGTGCCTGGCACTGCGATGCTCGTCGACCGCGAGGTTACGAGCCACGGTGAACAACCATGCGCGCGGCGAGGTCTCGGTTTGCTCCAGGACGGCCGGCCGTTGCCAGGCGCGCAACAGCGTCTCCTGCACGATGTCCTCGGCCCGGCCGGGATCGCGCACCAAGCCGAGGGTGAAACGCCACAGCGCGGGGGCGTGCTCGGCGTAGAGCGCGCGCATCAGTTCGTCGCGACCATCGTTCATCGGCGGCCCTGGTCACTGCTCGTCGTAATTCATGTGTCACTCCCTGCTCGTGTGAAGGAGTAACGGGATCAGTTACGTTCGAGTTCAATCGGGTGGGTCGCCAGCAAGGCCAGCGGCAACGGCTGCCTGCGCAGGACCGCGGACCACAGATCGTGGCGGTCGGTGGCGATCGGATCCGACGGCAGCGCCGAGACCACGATCCAGTCGTCGTTGTCGAGTTCGCCGTCGAGCTGGCCCATCGACCAGCCCGCGTATCCGGCGAAGATCCGGATCTTCTCGACGAGCGGGCCGATCTCGGTGGGATCGGCGTCCAGATCGACCAGCACCACCCGGCCGTCGACCCGGCGCAGGCCACGGATCTCGGAGATGTCGACGCCCGCGCGCAGCACCGCTAGACACAGCGCCGCATCGCGTTTCACCGGGCCGCCGATGTAGAGATCGGTCGGGGTCGCGGCCAGGTCGGCCCACGCGGGCAGCACATCCACGACCGGGGTCTCGCTCGGCCGGTTCAGCACCACGCCGAGGCTGCCCGCGTCGTTGTGCTCGATCACATACACGACGGTGCGCCGGAAAGTAGGTTCCACCAGGTCCGTCGCGGACACCAGCAGGTTGCCCGCGCGCACCTTCATCGCGGGCTGACCGCGCCGCCGATCGTCGCCGTGCCCGTCGCGAGTCCGGCGTTCGTCCGGGTCGTCTCCGCCTGCCACCGAGCCATCATCGCATTGGAGCGGCGGTGCGCGCTTCCCGCGGAGCGGATCGAAACCGGAATTTCTTCGGGCGTAGACCCGGTGATCGCCCGGTAGGGTCGCGCTATGCACTCGCCCGAAGTCCTGCTCGACGACAACGACGCTGTGTACGACTACTACCTGCGACATCAGCAGAACCGATGGAAGGCGCTGGCCTCGTATGCGGTGCTGGCCCGGCGCTTCCGTCCGCGCGTGCTGTTCGCCGAGGGCGCGAAACAGCAGTTGAAGGCCCTGATCCGCAGCGGCAGGCCGGTGATCTACGCGATCAACCACCTCTCGACCAGCGACCCGTACACGGTCGCGGCGACGGCCTGGCGCTCACCGCTGCGCTCGAAGATCGGGCGGGTGCGGGTGCTGGCGAAGGACGAGCTCTTCCTCGATCCCGAGCAGCGCCGCAAGGTGGACATGATGGGCGGGATCCCGGTGTTCCGCGGCAAGGACCACGGCATTCGCGCGGTGAACGCCGCAGGTCAGCGGATGATGGATGTGTGCGCGCAGCGCTTGGCCGCCGGTGATCACCTGGCGATCTTCCCCGAGGGGACGTGCAATGAGGTAGATCACACGAAGGTCCAGGCGGTCGGCAGCGGAATCGGGCACATCGCTTTCCGTGCGGCGAAACTGGACGCCTCGCCCGCGCTGGTCGCCATGGGGATGAACTACGGGCCCTACGAGGCCGGTACCGAACCGACCGCGACCGAGGTCGTCTCGGGGATCGCCTATTTCCGGGCGCCGATTCTAGAGTTGCCGCAGCGGCCCGCCGACATCGCCAGGCTCGTCAAGGAAGAGCTGCAACTGGCTGTCGACGGGGCCGTCGCGCACTACTGAGGTAGGCCGAACAGCTCTCTGGCTCGCTGCGGAACGTAGGCGATGTAGTCGGGATGGGTGGTGACGAAATGCAGGACCACCGGGCACATCGGCAGGACGCTGAAACCTTGGCTCCTGCTGGTGTCGAGGGCGGCTTTGATCAGGGTGTTCGCCAGCCCTCGGCCTTCGAATCGGGAATAGATCTCGGTGTGCACGAGGGCGCGTTCGTCCCCGGTGTCCTGGTATTCGATGTAGCCGGCGGGTTGACCGTCGGCGGTGAGTTCGAACCGCTCGAGCGCGGTGTTGTTGCGGACCTCGGTCGCCATGGGTCGACGCTACCGTGTTCGGGAGGACAACCCATCGGGCAAATGAGAACATGGGTGACTCCCCGACCACCTCCGAGCCGTTGCGCGCCTGATGGAAGACCGAGAGCGAGCGGTTGAGCTCGGGAAACGACACTATGAATACGCGGAGAGGCGGAAGAGATGGCCGGCGAACCACTTGTCGTGCTCGCTCCCGATAAGTTCAAGGGATCGCTGACCGCACCGGAGGCCGCGCGGGCTCTGGCCAGGGGGATCGCTCGGCGGGCGCCGAAGGCGCAGGTGCGGTGTGTGCCGGTGGCCGACGGTGGTGACGGGATGGTCGACGCGTTCGTGGCGTCGGGGTGGAAGCGGGTGGAGGTGGCGGCGCCCGGGCCCACGGGGGAGGTCTCGACGGCGGTGTACGCGCTGCGCGGCGATACCGCGGTGGTGGAGCTGGCGGCTGCCGTGGGACTGGTGAAGTTGCCGGGTGGGCGGCTGGATCCGCTGCGGGCCGACACGTTCGGGCTGGGCGTGACCATCGCGCACGCGCTCGACGGCGGGGCGACCGAGATCGTGCTCGGGCTCGGCGGAAGCGCGTCGACCGACGGCGGGTCGGGGTTGCTGCGGGCACTCGGGTTGCGGTTGCTCGATCAGGAAGGCCGGGAACTGACCGGCCGCGGCGATGTGGCCGCGATGCTCGAACAGGTTGCCGCGGTGGACCGAAACGGGTTGCACCCGGCGGTCGCGACGACGCTGTTCACCCTGGCCTGCGATGTGGACAATCCGTTGCTCGGGCCGGCCGGGGCGGTGGCGGTGTACGCGCCACAGAAGGGTGCCAGTGCTCGGCAGATGCTGAGACTCGAAGCAGGGCTTACCAACTGGGCCGCGGTGCTGGGCACGGGCTATGCCGAGATCGGTGGCGCCGGCGCGGCCGGCGGCACCGGATTCGGGGCGCTCGCGGTGCTGGGTGCGCAGGTGCGCAGCGGGATCGACGTGTTGCTCGAGCTGCTGGAATTCACCTCCCTGATCGACGGGGCCGCGCTGGTCGTCACCGGCGAGGGCTCACTGGATCATCAGAGCATGCACGGGAAGGCGCCGGTCGGGGTCGCGGCGGCGGCGAAGAAGGCGGGTGTGCCGGTGGTCGCGGCGGTGGGCCGAACGTTGTTGTCGCCCGGCGAGATTCGAGCCGCGGGATTCGCCGCGTGCTACCCGCTCAGCGATCTGGAGCCCGATCCCGCGCGCTCGATCGTCGCCGCGGCGAACCTGCTCGAACGCATCGGCGAGCGAATCGCCGTGGAGCACTTGCGCACGCGGCGCTGACGATTACAGGGCGACGCGGGCGGGCGGAGACTGCGGGGCGGACGGTCGGCTCGCCGTGGCCAACGCCTCCCGGTTCGCATCGCCCCACATCTCGAGCGGTTCCAGGGCGAGGCGAAGGGTTTCGCCCAGCGGGGTGAGCGAGTACTCCACCCGAGGGGGGATCTCGGGGAAGATCTCGCGGTGCACCACGCCGGTGCTCTCCAGGTGCCGCAGGTTCTCGGCGAGCACCTTCTCGCTCACCCCGTCGAGCAGTCGCCGGATCTGACCGAAACGCTGCGGCCCGGCGCCGAGCACCCACATCAGGTGCAGCTTCCACTTACCGCCGACGACATCGATGGCCAGGCTCATACCGCACACATCGTGATCCGCGTCACTACTCACCGTCGCCACACCCTTCTGACCGCAATTCGAACCTCTAGGTAAGCAACCGCACCCGAACGTTCGGTCTTCCCGACGATACCCGCGCCGACCACCATGGAAAGCGGCGCCGAACCAACCAGTATCGAGAATCGAAGGGCCACACAATGTCCGAGCAGACCGCTTCCCGTTCCGTTTCCGTACTCGGCCTCGGCCCGATGGGGCAATCCATGGTCAAGGCCTTCCTGGCGGCAGGCATCGAGGTGACGGTGTGGAATCGCAGCACCGCCAAGATCGACGCGATGGTGGCACTGGGTGCGAAACGCGCCGACACCGTCGCCGAGGCGCTCGACGCCAACGAGGTCTCCGTGCTCAGCCTGACCCACTACGACGCTATGTACGACGTGCTCGGCCAGGCGATCGACCACCTGCCCGGCAAGGTGATCGCCAACCTGTCCTCCGACTCACCGGAGAAGGCGCGCGCCGGTGCGAAGTGGGTGCGCGAGCGCGGCGCCGAGTTCTTCTCCGGCGGGGTGATGTCGGCGGGCGACAATATCGCCCATCCCGCCTCCTACATCTTCTACAGCGGCCCGAAGCCGGTCTTCGACGCGCACGCCGAACTCCTGAGCCCGCTGAGCCCGCAGGAATACCTCGGTGCCGACGACGGCCTCGCGCAGGTCTTCTACCAGGCACTGCTGACGATCTTCCATCCGTGGCTGCTCGCCTTCGACCAGGCGACCGCCGTGATCGCGAAGTCGGGCCACGACATCGCCCAGTTCGTTCCCTTCGCGGTCCGCGCCAGCGAGGCGTTCCCGTACTTCATGGAACAGTTCTCGGTGGCGAATCAGAACGGCGGCTGGGCCGACCTGGCGAGCCTGAGGATGATGGACGCCGGCGCCCAGCACATCATCGACGCCAGCGAGGAAGTCGGCGTCGACGCGGGGTTCTCGCACCTCGCGCAGTCGTACTGGCGCAAAGCCGTCGCCGCGAGCGAAACCGCGGGTACGCCGGTGTCGACCTACGCGCTGATCCGTGGCGAGACGTCCTGATGCCGGCCTCGAACACAGCCGCCGACGCGGTCACCGTCATCGGCCTCGGCCCGATGGGACAGCAGATCGTGCGCACCTACCGCGCCGCGGGGTTCGCGGTGACGGTCTGGAACCGCACCCCCGGCAAGGAGGAGGGTCTGGGTGCCCAGCGCGCCGAGACCGTCGCCGACGCGGTGGCGGCGTCGGAGCTCCTCGTGCTCAGCCTGACCCATTACGACGCGATGGACGAGATCCTCGGCTCCGTGGATCTCACCGGCAAAGTCGTGGTCAACCTGTCCTCGGATTCGCCGCAGCGGACGCGGCAGGGCGCGGTGTTCGTCCGGGCTCGCGGTGGCGAGTTCCTCGCCGGTGGGGTGATGGCTCAGCCGCAGGAGCTGGCCGGTCCGGCGGCCTACATCTTCTACAGCGGTCCTGCGGCGGTCTTCGAAGCGCAACGAGAGTTGTTGCGGCCCTTGGCGAAAATGGAGTATCTGGGTCCGGACGACGGTGCGGCACAG
It includes:
- a CDS encoding lysophospholipid acyltransferase family protein, which produces MHSPEVLLDDNDAVYDYYLRHQQNRWKALASYAVLARRFRPRVLFAEGAKQQLKALIRSGRPVIYAINHLSTSDPYTVAATAWRSPLRSKIGRVRVLAKDELFLDPEQRRKVDMMGGIPVFRGKDHGIRAVNAAGQRMMDVCAQRLAAGDHLAIFPEGTCNEVDHTKVQAVGSGIGHIAFRAAKLDASPALVAMGMNYGPYEAGTEPTATEVVSGIAYFRAPILELPQRPADIARLVKEELQLAVDGAVAHY
- a CDS encoding winged helix-turn-helix transcriptional regulator encodes the protein MSLAIDVVGGKWKLHLMWVLGAGPQRFGQIRRLLDGVSEKVLAENLRHLESTGVVHREIFPEIPPRVEYSLTPLGETLRLALEPLEMWGDANREALATASRPSAPQSPPARVAL
- a CDS encoding GNAT family N-acetyltransferase translates to MATEVRNNTALERFELTADGQPAGYIEYQDTGDERALVHTEIYSRFEGRGLANTLIKAALDTSRSQGFSVLPMCPVVLHFVTTHPDYIAYVPQRARELFGLPQ
- a CDS encoding YqgE/AlgH family protein, with the translated sequence MAGGDDPDERRTRDGHGDDRRRGQPAMKVRAGNLLVSATDLVEPTFRRTVVYVIEHNDAGSLGVVLNRPSETPVVDVLPAWADLAATPTDLYIGGPVKRDAALCLAVLRAGVDISEIRGLRRVDGRVVLVDLDADPTEIGPLVEKIRIFAGYAGWSMGQLDGELDNDDWIVVSALPSDPIATDRHDLWSAVLRRQPLPLALLATHPIELERN
- a CDS encoding glycerate kinase gives rise to the protein MAGEPLVVLAPDKFKGSLTAPEAARALARGIARRAPKAQVRCVPVADGGDGMVDAFVASGWKRVEVAAPGPTGEVSTAVYALRGDTAVVELAAAVGLVKLPGGRLDPLRADTFGLGVTIAHALDGGATEIVLGLGGSASTDGGSGLLRALGLRLLDQEGRELTGRGDVAAMLEQVAAVDRNGLHPAVATTLFTLACDVDNPLLGPAGAVAVYAPQKGASARQMLRLEAGLTNWAAVLGTGYAEIGGAGAAGGTGFGALAVLGAQVRSGIDVLLELLEFTSLIDGAALVVTGEGSLDHQSMHGKAPVGVAAAAKKAGVPVVAAVGRTLLSPGEIRAAGFAACYPLSDLEPDPARSIVAAANLLERIGERIAVEHLRTRR
- a CDS encoding sigma-70 family RNA polymerase sigma factor, producing the protein MNDGRDELMRALYAEHAPALWRFTLGLVRDPGRAEDIVQETLLRAWQRPAVLEQTETSPRAWLFTVARNLAVDEHRSARHRREFGTDNPPEQVSPDQSDRALDGWLVADALSTLSPDHREVIVRAYYRGLGMAQIADELGIPPGTVKSRLHYGMRAMRLALQEMGVTNR
- a CDS encoding NAD(P)-dependent oxidoreductase, encoding MPASNTAADAVTVIGLGPMGQQIVRTYRAAGFAVTVWNRTPGKEEGLGAQRAETVADAVAASELLVLSLTHYDAMDEILGSVDLTGKVVVNLSSDSPQRTRQGAVFVRARGGEFLAGGVMAQPQELAGPAAYIFYSGPAAVFEAQRELLRPLAKMEYLGPDDGAAQVFYQAMLALFLPLLLGYEQALAIIDRSGSAMARFMPYAQRSLGSVGELYAAWTATAQDGGPADPAYLRMMVAGARHVVATGAALGVDTVLAETVSSYWDRAAAAPASTFEVFRG